The Salvia miltiorrhiza cultivar Shanhuang (shh) chromosome 2, IMPLAD_Smil_shh, whole genome shotgun sequence DNA window ggactggactccaggattactggcatcagcccgaggttgaggctgtttcaaatcgagcacgtgccaaccggatgtccgagcccgatggggagggtacagggatcagtaggcacgtgggcgggtcccagtcgactcgtatcctgcagcagtatatggtatgtaattaacaaataattaagtatataaattaaattaatatattgactaatataacttatttatcttatataaatgcatctacagagcttggatcctggtactccccaggatgcaccgaactatgccaccttcctccgcctccacacgtacgccgacggaagttatacgtcggagagagatgctagaattgacgtaagtgtttaagtttattcaaatatttagtgaatgtatctattttctaacaattatgcattgttatgtatgtattaggccgaggttcatcgactggccgctgccacaggacgacatgagcggctagacgaggtgtatttggaggtggtgcgaattgataggtcacggatctacggcgtcgggagtgccgggcagagtcaggctagtagggggtctatccgcagcacgggcagttctgcggtgtctcagcagctttatgagacacggatctccacgctggaggagcaattggcggcagagcaagcacaacgccaacagatggaggagcgcatggcggcagaggaagcacaacgccaacagatgcaggaccgcatggctcaaatggaggcgtttatgaggatgtataataCTCAGCCACCTCCACaccctgatgccgatgatgatgatgatgatgatgcttagacttatgtttatgttttcaaacaaaattacatttgcactttcttttcaaatttatgttttattgaactatatatttcaagtgctttaattattaaaactatatatgttttatatatttatggcaatgatgatgatgattgcatttaacataaacaaataaattcaaatcacattataataaccaaattaaaacacttttggtgtattaatgttaaaaaataaaaataaaaaaaattaattaattaattaattaattattaaatattaattaaatattttaccgacgataaaaataaggaccgaaacgaactcgctcactaattaacaacatatttcaggtattatctccacatattcaaagattataattatatgagtgagtatatagcatttaaatgaattaatagatgtagatatatcaataatacgagtgttctgtactggtgatcactcgaaaagaatttcaaagttaagcgtgcttgacacagagcacaagcaagatgggtgacccactgggaagtcgggtcgccgactaggaagttcgtctaaagtatgcaataccgtataaatacggaaataaattgtggatatacaatatacaataaaataaataaataaataaaataaaataaaataaaataaaaaacattaccgtgggcaaaacgccgtcggtagttaccgacggcaattttccctcggtaaatacccggccatCCTCTGGCATGACCCACCGGCCGGCGGTAGcttgttaccgacggcgattcgccgccgctagttagcggcggcactcgccgtcggtagttttccGGCAGGGTCAGCCGGACTCCGGTGActctctaccgacggcaaaatagctctcggtaactagcggcggtgtCTGCCGCAGCTAATTCGCCGGCTAGGCcccgccgtttaacggcgacaattccggcggcatcgccgccgttaactgctgacggcggatgttcgccgccgttattgtcgttgccgacgaaccgtttagcggcgggagattgccgccgttatcgccgccggtaacactatttaccggcggccgtcttttgttaccgacggcatttagccgtcggtaatcaacgctttttttgtagtgtaatttaagaaaaaaaaaagaaaaagaaaagagttccataattttattttggatgTCAAATTCATGATTTGCACTTAATTTCAACTTTCAATAAAAGCACGCATAAATAATTATACGAAAAAAAAAGCAAATAATCAAAAGATAGAAAGTAAATCCCATCAAAATATATTTGCTTTGAATATTCAAGTGCCAAGTGGTGCAATAATTTTCTCGCAAAGTTAGATGGCTAAGAGATGGAAATTAAACTCACAATTTGCACCATTTACAGTAGCATAGCGTGtgtttgtgtatttatataatttatccaAAAGTAATATTTGAAAATTTCGTGCGTCGACAAACATAAACATCCAATCTCAAACAGCAGGGAACCTAATTCATGAAAGGGTCGTTTTCTAAAACGAATTAAGCGTCCAAAATTGTTGTGCTCTAAGTTTTACAATTTCGTTACTTATTTTTTACGACAAATTTCAATCAGATAAGCACGTTGGACAGAAAATTCTGCATAACAGCGACAATTTATTCCAATCCAATCATATCAGATCACTTTTATTTCTTGGTTTTGATAAAAAATATTGGTACAGTTATTATATTGGTTTATATTAGTTCATTTCATTATCCattaaatacatatactttgacATATCTTGTAATTTTAACACAATTTT harbors:
- the LOC131010915 gene encoding uncharacterized protein LOC131010915, encoding MSEPDGEGTGISRHVGGSQSTRILQQYMSLDPGTPQDAPNYATFLRLHTYADGSYTSERDARIDAEVHRLAAATGRHERLDEVYLEVVRIDRSRIYGVGSAGQSQASRGSIRSTGSSAVSQQLYETRISTLEEQLAAEQAQRQQMEERMAAEEAQRQQMQDRMAQMEAFMRMYNTQPPPHPDADDDDDDDA